AGAGGCCCTCGCTGTCGACGATGATCCAGCCGCGCATCGGCCGGCCGGTGAAGTCCATCTTCCGCGCGTACGGCTCCTGCACCGCGGACTCGCCCTCCTCGGCCGAGAGGCGCACCATCATCCCGCCGCCCTTCATGACCCCCACGCACATCTTGCCGTCGAGCATCAGGGCGACGCCGCCGAACATGGCTCGCTCGCTGAGCCCGGGCTCCCCGCCCAGCAGGAGACGCAACCTGTCGAGCAGGTCGGTGTCGTAGTCGACCATGGCTCAGCATCCCACAGGGCCTCCGTGCGGCGGTCCGGTCACGACGGCCCGTCGAGCCGGTGCCGCACCACCCTCCGGCGCAGGGTGGGCGAGTCCACCACCTCGTAGCCTGCGTCGAGGAAGGCCTGCAGCAGCCCGACCGACGCCTCATCCCAGATCACGGTCTTCCCGGGCACCGGCTCGGTCGGGTAGCCCTCCAGGACGTGGGCGCCGACCTGCCTCCCGTAGTCGACGGTGGCGGCGGCCAGCTCGTACATCAGCCCCTGGCGGCGCAAGCCCTTGCGCACCACGAAGCAGGTGACCGACCAGACGCCCTCGAGCTCGGGGTCCATCCGCATCCACGACTTCTTGCGGCTCCAGACCCGGGGGTAGTTCTCCCGGGGCTCGACCGCGACCCAGCCCACCGGCTCACCGTCGAGGTACCCGATCAGGCCGGACGTGGGTCCGTCGGTGCCACAGCCGGTCTGCTCGAGGAGGGCGGCGTCCCGCTGCTCCTGGGTGGTGTCGCGCCAGATCCAGCCGGGGACCTTCAGCGCCTGGCAGCGGCACTTGGCGGCGCCGCCGGTGCCGAGCACCGACTCGACGTGCTCGGTCGTCGCCTCGTTGGCCGGTCGCCAGGTGAAGTCGGGCACGGCGCAGCCTAGGCCGGATCGGTCGGGCGAGCCGGGCGCGGCGCGTACTCCACCTCTGACCACGGCCAGTCCTCAGCGAGCCACCTGGTCACGGCCTCGTAGAGGGGCTCGTCGAGGTCGGAGTGCTCGGCGGTGACCCAGGACAGCACGACGACCGCGCCGGACCGTGCAGGTCGGGCGGGCTTGAAGTAGACACAGCCGATCACCTCGTCACGGTCGGGCAGCAGCACCGTGTACGCGAAGTCCACGCCGGAGCCCGACCGCTCGGCGTGGGAGACGCAGTCCCGCAGGTTCGCCTCGATCGTCATGGGCTCCGGCCAGCTCGACGCCGCCCATCCGGGCAGGCTGCGGATGAACTCCATGCTCCCGGTCCACGCCGCGTAGTCCGACTCGTTGTGCTCCGGGCCGAGCAGGGCGAGCCGGAAGCGAGCCGTCTCGAGGGGGGCGGGAAGCACGAAGTCGGCCGGGACGATGCTCATGGCCCGAGTGTGCCACCACGGTTCAGGATTCCCCGCCGGCGTTCCCGGACGTCCCCGCAGTGAGGTCGAGCAACCGGTAGCGGTCAGCAGCCTCGCGGGCAGCACCGGCCGGGATGGTGCCGCGCTGAGCCAACATCTGCAACGTCCGGACCACGATGGAGGGTCCGTCGACGTGGAAGAAGCGGCGTGCGGCGGGCCTCGTGTCAGAGATCCCGAACCCGTCAGCGCCGAGCGAGGCGAAGTCTCCAGGGACCCACGGGCTGATCTGGTCCTGCACCTGCCGCATGTAGTCGGAGACGGCGATGACCGGCCCTTGGGCCTGGCTCAACCGACGGGTGACGTAGGGGACCCGTCGGTCCCGGTCGGGGTGCAGGAAGCTCTGTTCATCGCAGGCCAGGGCGTCGCGACGCAGCTCGGTCCACGAGGTCACCGACCACACGTCCGCGATGACACCCCACTCGTCGCGGAGGAGCTGCTGTGCCTCGAGTGCCCAGGGAAGAGCGACCCCGGATCCGAGGAGCTGGGCACGCGGTGTCGACTCGGGCAGCTCCTCGCAGTCCCCGCGGGCATAGAGGTGCATGCCGCGCAGGATTCCGTCGACGTCCACCGCATCGGGTTCACGCGGTTGTTTCAGAGGTTCGTTGTAGACCGTCACGTAGTAGATGACGTCCTCAGGCTCGTCCCCGTACATGCGCTGCAGACCGTCTCGGACGATGTGGGCGATCTCGAAACCGAATGCCGGGTCGTACGAGACGACCGCCGGGTTGGTCGCCGCGATCAGGTGGCTGTGGCCGTCAGCATGCTGCAGCCCTTCCCCGGTGAGCGTCGTGCGACCCGCCGTGGCCCCGATCAGGAAACCACGGGCCATCTGGTCGGCCGCGGCCCAGATCGAGTCCGCGGTGCGCTGGAACCCGAACATGGAGTAGAAGATGTAGATCGGGACCATCGGCTCGCCGTGGGTCGCGTACGACGAGCCAGCGGCAGTGAATGCCGCCACCGAACCGGCCTCGTTGATCCCTAGATGCAGGATCTGGCCGTCCTTGGCCTCCTTGTAGGCGAGCATCAGGTCGGCGTCGACAGACAGGTAGTTCTGCCCGAGCGGGTTGTAGATCTTGATGGTCGAGAAGAACGCGTCCATGCCGAACGTGCGGGCCTCGTCAGGGATGATCGGCACGACACGCGCGCCGAACTCCTCGTCCCGCAAGAGGTCCTTGAGCAGGCGGACCAAGGCCATCGTGGTCGCGATCTCCTGGCTGCCCGAGCCCTTCTTGGTCTGGTGGTACGCCTCGTCGCCGGGGAGCTTCAGTGGCGCGTGCTGCACCCGTCGTCGGGGCAGCGGGCCGCCCAGCTTCGTGCGCCGCTCGCGCAGGTACTGGATGGCCTCGTCGTCCTCGCCGGGGTGGTAGTACGGCGGCAGCTGGGGGTCGGCCTCGAGCTCTCGATCTGAGATGGGGATGCGCAGCGTGTCCCGCAGCAGCTTGAGGTCGTCGATCTTCAGCTTCTTCATCTGGTGGGTGGAGTTGCGCCCAGCGAAGCTGGATCCCAGTCCGTACCCCTTGATGGTCTGCGCCAGGATCACGGTCGGTCGGCCGGTGTGTCTGGTCGCGGCGTCGTAGCCGGCATACACCTTGCGATAGTCGTGCCCGCCCCGCTTGAGGTTCCAGATGTCGTCGTCGGACATGCCCGCGACCAGCTCCTGCGCGCGGGCGTCGCGCCCGAAGAAGTGGTCACGGATGAAAGCGCCGTCATTGGCGCGATAGGTCTGGTAGTCACCATCGAGGGTGTCGTTCATCAGCTGGACGAGCGCGCCGTCGGTGTCTGCCGCCAGCAGCGGGTCCCACTCTCGCCCCCACATCACCTTGATGACGTTCCAGCCAGCGCCTCGGAACGTGGACTCGAGCTCGTGGATGATCTTCCCATTGCCACGAACCGGACCATCAAGGCGCTGGAGGTTGCAGTTGACGACGAAGGTGAGGTTGTCGAGGCCCTCGTTGGCGGCCACCTGCAACACACCCCGGGACTCGGGTTCATCCATCTCCCCGTCGCCCAGGTAGGCCCAGACGCGCTGGTCGCTGGTGTCCTTGATGCCCCTGTCGTGCAGGTACCGGTTGAACTGTGCCTGGTAGATCGCGTTCATCGGTCCGAGCCCCATGGACACGGTCGGGAACTCCCAGAAGTCAGGCATCAGTCGAGGGTGCGGATACGACGGGAGTGAGGCTGCCTCGCCGTCGACCACGTGGCTGTTCGCCTGCCGGAACCCGTCGAGCTGGCTCGTGGTCAGCCGACCCTCCAGGTAGGCCCGGGCGTAGATCCCGGGCGATGCATGTCCCTGGACGAAGACCTGGTCCCCACCACCGGCATGCTCCTTGCCGCGGAAGAAGTGGTTGAACCCGACCTCGTACAGCGTGGCTGCCGAGGCGAAGCTGGAGATGTGTCCGCCGACGGAGATCTCGGGGCGCTGGGCGCGGTGGACGAGCGCCGCGGCATTCCAGCGCACGAAGGACCGGTAGCGCCGTTCGATGTCCTCATCGCCGGGGAAGCACGGTTCTGCCGCAACAGGGATGGTGTTGACGTAGTCGGTCGTGGTGGGGGAGGAGACGTCCACCTGCAGCGTGTGAGCCCGAGCGTGCAACCGCGTGAGTATGTGCCGAGCCCGGCGTCGTCCACCAGCGTGGACGACGCCGTCGAGCGACTCCAGCCACTCCTGGGTCTCGTCGGGATCGCTGTCCCAGCTGGGCTGCGGGTCGACGGGCGCGCTGGCTCCGGTCTCACCTGATGGCATGAGTGGTTCCCTTCTCGGACGATGGCCCCCGAAAGTCCTGGGCCCACCCCCGGTGGGGCTGAGCTGCTGCTGACGCGGATGCATCCATGGAAGCGCGGGTGCGCCCGGGGGCCCGTCGCAATTTGAGACTGGCGCGCGCCGGTCGTTGAGGCACAGTCTGTGAAAACTCGACGTGAAGGAGCTGTGACGTGAGCGCACCACCAGCAGACTGGCAAGGTCAGGCACTAGCAGGACTGGGGCGGCTGAGCAATACGACGATGCCCACGATGGAGCTGCTCTACCTCGATGGACTGGCCGTCCATCTGCTGGGTCCGGATGCGCCGGTTCCGCCGTACACGGTCGAGCACGGGACGACGATCGCGAGCCATCTCCTCCGCGCCGTGACCGATGCGCCCACCGTGGACCTGGAGCTGGAGCCGGACCCCGATGAGGAGGATCCGGCCATCAGCGTCGCGCGGGAGTCGGTCGTAGCGGGCGGACACCGCCTGTCCAGCCGCGGGGGGCCGGGCGTGCACCAGCTCGTGACACGGTTCCTGACCGCTGCTGTAGGTGAGCTCGAGCAGCACAAGGACGACCCGGAGGGCCAAGTGCGCTCCCTGTTCTACTACGGGTTGCTGGCGATCGCCTCGGGCCCGGAGAACCAGACCAACGACCAGGTCGCCGAGGGTGCCCTCGCGGCGTTCAACGCCTGGGATGCCCGGATCGGCGCGGGTTTCGTGCCGCCGTGGCGGATTGTTGCCTGAGCCTGCTGGGATCGGCGCGGCGCCTCGCCGTGCCGACCCGGGGGTCCTGATCGGCGTCGTCGGGCATCGCGATGCGGCCCGGATGTCACCGAGGCATGACGATGCCGTAGTCACGGAGCTTGCGATAGATCGTCGCCCTCGACGTGCCCAGTGACGTGGCCGCAGCGGTCTTGTCGCCGTCGAAGACGTTGAGCGCCTTCACGATGGCGTCTCGCTCCAGCGACTCCATCCGCGAGAGGCTGCGCCGGGTGGTCGCCAGGCACTCAGCCGGCAGATCGCCGATGTCCACGACGCCGGAGCGTCGGGTACGGACGATCGAGAGCAGGATGTCGTGCAGGTGCGTGACGTTGCCGGGCCAGGCCAGGCGCATCAGCTGGTTGATGGCCTGCTTCGACAACGTCAGCTGCGGGGCTCCGGCGCGGTCGAGCAGCGACCGCACCAGCTCCGGCAGGTCCTCGAGGTGCTGCCTCAGCGGTGGCACCTCGATCGTGCGGGGGAAGAAGTGGAGCAGGTGCGTGCCGGCCTGTGTCTCGTCCTGGCCCTCGATGGTGGTCAGTGCTATCCACCGGTCGTCGTCCGCCGCCGACGAGGCCTCGGTCGCGTGCAGCAGGTCGGCGAGTCCGTCGAGCTGTTCTCGGTCGAGCAGGTGCGCGCGACGCACCACTAGATCCGCACCACTGTCCAGCTCGGCCTCTGCCTGCGCGATCAGAGCTGTCGAGTCGTCGGCCGCGTCCACCACCGCCAGGCGGCGAGAACGCGCGGTGTGCCGGTGTGCGGCCTCGAGCAGCGCCATCTTCCCGGTGCCGGTCTCACCTTGCACGACCACCCGTCGCGATCGCGAGAAGGAGTCGAGCAGCTCCTGGCTGACATGTCTCCAGGCTGCACTGGTCCCACTCAGTCCGGTGAGGGCGCCGGCGGGGGATTCTCGGGCGATGGAGCGGTGCTGCTTGATCTGGATGACCCCGCCCGCCAGTGCCTCGCCCACCAAGGTCGGCTGGTAGGCGAGCCGAGCGGTGACCCCGCTGGGCAGGTCGGCGATCACCGTGGTGGCGGAGAAGCTGCCGATCGCATCTCTGGCCTGGGCGAGCAGCGCAGCCTGATCGTGGGCATCGAAGTGCTGCTCAGTGAGGCTGTTCATCATGAAGACGCTCTTGCTCACCGCCATCACCGGGCCGCCGCTGTGCTGGCAGGCGGCGTGGTAGCCCGCGAGGAGAGCCGCGTCGAGCTCAGTGGCCATCTCGATCACGCGCTGCTGGATCCGCCGGGCAGCGAGCTTGGCGAAGGAGAGCAGCAGGGAGTTGCAGTTGCCGCTCGCCGTCGTGATGTCGATGACCCCGAGCAGCGCACCGGAGGTCGGGTGGGTGATCAGGGCGCCGGCGCACGAGAACGCTCGTAGACCGCCGGAGTAGTGGTCGCTCCCGTGCACCAGGACAGAGGCGCCCACCTCCAGCGCGGTACCGATGCCGTTGGTGCCGACCTCGGGCTCGGCGTAGCCGAAGCCCGGCGCCAGGTTCACCTTGTCGAGAGCCCTGAGCAGGGAGTGGTCGCCGCCCATGCGTCGGAGCGCGACGCCGTGGTGGTCGGTCAAGATGATGCAGACGGGCTCGTCGACCAGCTCGGTCGCCAAGGCCTTCAGCACCGAGTCGGCGGCGCGCAGGAGCGTCGACTCCGCGGCGTCCGGCGCGACGAAGGTGGGGCTCGGGTTGTCCGTGTCCACCTGGGCAGCCGCTGAGCGCTCCCACGAGACGCGGATCAACGAGCGCATGGGTTCCTCATGGGGCGAACGTACTCGCCGGGCGCTGTGACCTGCGTCTCACATTGAGACAGGGGTGATGACGAGACGCGTGTTCTGTGTGTGCCACAGGCCGAACGAACCGGCAGGGCACGGCACACGGGTCGGCCCCCGACCAAGGAGGCAAGGTTGAGCAGACAAAGTCTAACGAAGGCTCACGCCAAGATCAGCGAGCTGACGTGGGAGCCGACGTTCGCCACTCCGGCGACGCGATTCGGCACCGACTACACGTTCGAGAAGGCCCCGAAGAAGGACCCTCTCAAGCAGATCATGCGGTCCTACTTCCCGATGGAGGAGGAGAAGGACAACCGCGTCTACGGAGCCATGGATGGTGCGATCCGCGGCAACATGTTCCGTCAGGTGCAGGAGCGCTGGATGGAGTGGCAGAAGCTGTTCCTCTCCATCATCCCCTTCCCCGAGATCTCGGCGGCCCGAGCGATGCCGATGGCCATCGACGCGGTCCCCAACCCGGAGATCCACAACGGTCTTGCGGTCCAGATGATCGACGAGGTCCGACACTCGACGATCCAGATGAACCTCAAGAAGCTGTACATGAACAACTACATCGATCCCGCCGGGTTCGACATGAGCGAGAAGGCGTTCGCCAACAACTACGCCGGCACCATCGGTCGACAGTTCGGCGAGGGCTTCATCACCGGTGACGCCATCACGGCAGCCAACATCTACCTGACGGTGGTGGCCGAGACCGCGTTCACGAACACGCTGTTCGTGGCCATGCCTGATGAGGCGGCGGCGAACGGCGACTACCTGCTGCCGACCGTCTTCCACTCGGTGCAGTCCGACGAGTCGCGCCACATCTCCAACGGCTACTCGATCCTGCTGATGGCCCTGGCCGACGAACGCAACCGGCCGTTGCTCGAGCGGGACATGCGCTACGCGTGGTGGAACAACCACTGCGTGGTCGACGCGGCGATCGGCACCTTCATCGAGTACGGGACCAAGGACCGTCGCAAGGACCGTGAGAGCTATGCGGAGATGTGGCGTCGCTGGATCTACGACGACTACTACCGCAGCTACCTCCTTCCCCTGGAGAAGTACGGGCTCACGATCCCGCACGACCTGGTGGAGGAGGCCTGGAACCGGATCGTCAACAAGCACTACGTGCACGAGGTGGCTCGCTTCTTCGCCACCGGGTGGCCGGTCAACTACTGGCGCATCGACGCCATGACCGATGCCGACTTCGAGTGGTTCGAGGAGAAGTACCCAGGTTGGTACTCCAAGTTCGGAAAGTGGTGGGAGAACTACAACCGCCTGGCCTACCCCGGACGCAACAAGCCGATCGCCTTCGAGGACGTGGGTTACCAGTACCCGCACCGCTGCTGGACGTGCATGGTCCCGGCCCTCATCCACGAGGACATGGTCACCGAGAAGGTCGACGACCAGTGGCGCACCTACTGCTCGGAGACCTGCTACTGGACCGACGCGGTCGCGTTCCGTCCCGAGTACGAAGGCAAGCCGACCCCCAACATGGGACGGCTCACCGGGTTCCGCGAGTGGGAGACGTTGCACCACGACAAGGACCTCGCCGACGTGGTGCAGGACCTGGGCTACGTGCGTGACGACGGCAAGACCCTCATCGCTCAGCCGCACCTCCATCTGGACGACCCCAAGAAGCTGTGGACGCTCGACCACATCCGCGGGATCCAGTTCATGAGCCCGAACGTGCTCCTGAACCAGATGTCGGACGTCGAGCGTGAGGCGCACCTCGCCGAGTACAAGACCAACGGCACACACGCCACGGTCTGACCTGCTGCACCGCTCGGAGGCGTCGAGGAGCGACTCGGCGCCTCCGGGCTCCCCATGCACACGACCAAGGAGGAACCCGTGGCCGCCAAGCACACCATCACCTTCGAACCGGTTGACATCGAGATGGAGGTCGGCGAGGACGAGAACATCCTCGACGCCGCGTTCCGTCAGGGCATCCACCTGATGCACGGCTGTCGGGAGGGCCAGTGCTCGGCCTGCAAGTCGTACGTCCTGGACGGCGAGATCCAGATGGACCGCTACTCGACGTTCGCCTGCAACGACTCCGAGGCCGCGGAGGGATACGTACTGCTCTGCCGATCGCACGCCTACAGCGACTGCACCATCGAGCTGTTGAACTTCGATGAGGACGAGCTGCTCGGAGGGGTGCCGATCCAGGACGTCATGACCCGGATCAGTGCCATCGAGTCCATGACCCGCGACATCGTCTCGCTCCGCCTGACAGCGGTGGAGCCGACCACCTACGAGTTCAAGCCCGGGCAGTATGCCGACCTCACCATCCCGGGCACCACCGAGCACCGGTCGTTCTCGATGGCCACCACGCCGTCCACACCCGGCGAGGTCGAGTTCCTGATCAAGAAGTACCCGGGTGGCAAGTTCTCCTCCCTCCTCGACGCCGGGCTCAGTGTCGGCGACGAGATCGGGCTCACCGGGCCGTACGGGGCCTTCACCCTCAAGGACGGGCATGCGCTGCCGGTGGTGTGCATCGGGGGAGGCGCCGGAATGGCGCCGATCCTCTCGCTGCTGCGACAGCTCAGCGAGACCGAGAGCTCTCGTCCCGTCCGCTTCTACTACGGCGCACGCACCGCGGAAGACCTGTTCTACGTCGACCTGATCGAGTCGCTCGGCAAGTCGCTGCGTGACTTCGAGTTCGTCGTGTGCCTCTCCGAGTCGCTGCCCGAAGACCCGTCGCTGTACGCCTTCGAGGCCGAGGCCGGGAACGTCACCGAGGTGGTCGAGCGCCGCGAGGAGGCGCTGGCCAAGACCGAGGTCTACCTGTGCGGTCCCCCTCCGATGGTGGACGCGGCGATGGTCTTCCTCGACCGGCAGGGAGTGCCGGCGGACCAGGTCTTCCACGACTCGTTCACCAGTCCGGCAGCAGCGGACTGAGCAGCTCCACCCCCCATCCACCCACCCGTCCCAGACCATCGGACTGCCACAGGGAGTTGACAGACATGTCTGACATCACCAACCAAAAGGAACGCAGCTTCCCCAAGATCGAGTTCACGGACTCGGAGGCGGGTGCGCTGACCTTCCCCAGCTCGAAGAGCCGGAGCTACAACTACTTCACCCCGGCCAAGAAGCGGTCGACCATGTACGAGGACGTCACGGTCGACGTCCAGCCCGACCCGGACCGACACCTGTCCCAGGGCTGGATCTACGGCTTCGGTGACGGGCCCGGTGGGTACCCGCACGAGTGGACCACGGCCAAGTCGTCGAACTGGCACACCTTCCTCGACCCCAACGAGGAGTGGGAGCAGACGATCTACCGCAACAACTCCGCCGTGGTGAAGCAGGTCGAGCTGTGCCTGAACAACGCCAAGAGGGCCAGGGTCTACGACAGCTGGAACTCCGCGTGGTTGAAGTTCGTCGGCCGGAACATCGGTGCGTGGATGCACGCGGAGAACGGCCTGGCCCTGCATGTGTTCACCTCCATCCAGCGCTCCGGGCCCACCAACATGATCAACACAGCAGTGGCCTTCAACGCGGCGCACAAGATGCGCTTCGCCCAGGACCTGGCCCTGTTCAACCTCGACATGTCCGAGGCCGACGTCGAGTTCGATGGCGCCGAGCACCGCGAGGTGTGGCAGCAGGCGCCGGAGTGGCAGCCGACCCGGCAGGTCGTCGAGCAGCTCACGGCCGTGGGCGACTGGTGCGAGCTGCTGTTCGCCACGAACATCGTCTTCGAGCAGCTGGTCGGGTCGCTGTTCCGCACCGAGCTGGTGATGCAGATCTCGGCACGCAACGGTGACTACATCACTCCGACGATCGTCGGTACCGGCGAGCACGACTACGACCGGGACCTGGGCTACACCCGAGCGTTGTTCCGGCTCCTGACCCAGGACGAGGAGCACGGCGCAGCGAACAAGGAGCTGTTCGGCTCGTGGCTCAGCACCTGGGTCCCCAGGTGCTTGGAGGCCGCCTATGCCCTGCAGCCGATCTGGTCGCAGCCGGCAGACAAGCACGTCACCTTCGCGACCAGCCTGGCCAACGCCAGCTCGAAGTTCGCATCGCTGCTCGAGGACCTCGGGCTCGACATCCCCCAGGAGCTGAACCAGTGAGCATGCAATTCGGATCCGACGTGGAGTTCTCCAACATGTGCGGCGTCACGCTGATGAACACGCCGATCGGGCGGGCCGTCGCTGAGGTGATGGGCGAGAAGGACGGGGTCGAGCTGACCGAGTACCCGTCCATGATCCGGGTCGACGGCCCCACGCTCCTGGAGTTCGACTACGACGAGCTCACCGACGCGCTGGGCACGGACTTCGATGGCTCGACGTTCGAGGAGATCAGCTCCACGCACTACGGGCGGATGGTCCACCTGGACGACAAGACCATGTTGTTCGCCAGCCCCGAAGATGCGGCCGAATACATCGGCTTCGACCTCAACGTCGCGACCTGAACCACCACGAGCGTCCCGTCCGGGACCCGGGTCTGTGGTTCCGGGCGGGACTTCTGACAGACCACTCACGCACCAGAAGCGAGGCATGAGATGTACAGCAAAGATGGCGAAGACTATTTCATCGTCGACAGTCACGTTCACCTGTGGGACGGGCGCAAGGAGAACCAGAAGAACATCCACGGCCAGGAGTTCATCGACTGCTTCTTCGACTACCACACCAACCTGAGCCCGGACTCCGAGAAGTGGAGCTACGAGGAGTACGTCTACTACGGCGGCGAGCGCCTGATGAAGGACCTCTTCGAGGACGGGTACGTCGATCACGCCATCTTCCAGTCCACGATGCTGATGGAGTTCTACAAGCGTGGGTTCTCCTGCTCGGACGAGAGCTGGGCCCTGACCCAGAAGTATCCGGAGAAGCTCACCTACAACCACTCCTTCGACCCCCGCAACGGCGAGGCGGGACTGAAGCAGCTCGAGGCCGACGCCGAGCGGTTCAACCTGCGGGGCATCAAGCTGTACACGGCCGAGTGGTTCGGTGACTCGCGCGGATACAAGCTGAGCGACCCTGGCTGCCGGACCTACCTCGAGAAGTGCCTCGAGCTGGGCATCACGAACATCCACGTGCACAAGGGCCCCACGCTCAAGCCGCTGGACCGCGACGCGTTCGACGTCGCCGACGTGGACGCCGTCGCCTCGGACTACCTGGACCTGAACTTCATCGTCGAGCACTGTGGCCTGCCCCGGTTGGAGGACTTCTGCTGGATCGCCACCCAGGAGTCGAACGTGTACGCCGGCCTCTCGGTCGTGATGCCGTTCATCCACACCCGGCCGCGCTACTTCGCCGAGGTGATCGGCGAGCTCCTCTACTGGGTGGGGGAGGACAAGATGACCTTCTCCAGCGACTACGCGCTGTGGACCCCCAAGTGGTTGATCGAGAA
This Nocardioides dokdonensis FR1436 DNA region includes the following protein-coding sequences:
- a CDS encoding TfoX/Sxy family protein; its protein translation is MVDYDTDLLDRLRLLLGGEPGLSERAMFGGVALMLDGKMCVGVMKGGGMMVRLSAEEGESAVQEPYARKMDFTGRPMRGWIIVDSEGLSSEQDLGSWVDRAVRHVRTLPPKTGGVAGP
- a CDS encoding GNAT family N-acetyltransferase, coding for MPDFTWRPANEATTEHVESVLGTGGAAKCRCQALKVPGWIWRDTTQEQRDAALLEQTGCGTDGPTSGLIGYLDGEPVGWVAVEPRENYPRVWSRKKSWMRMDPELEGVWSVTCFVVRKGLRRQGLMYELAAATVDYGRQVGAHVLEGYPTEPVPGKTVIWDEASVGLLQAFLDAGYEVVDSPTLRRRVVRHRLDGPS
- the aceE gene encoding pyruvate dehydrogenase (acetyl-transferring), homodimeric type; amino-acid sequence: MPSGETGASAPVDPQPSWDSDPDETQEWLESLDGVVHAGGRRRARHILTRLHARAHTLQVDVSSPTTTDYVNTIPVAAEPCFPGDEDIERRYRSFVRWNAAALVHRAQRPEISVGGHISSFASAATLYEVGFNHFFRGKEHAGGGDQVFVQGHASPGIYARAYLEGRLTTSQLDGFRQANSHVVDGEAASLPSYPHPRLMPDFWEFPTVSMGLGPMNAIYQAQFNRYLHDRGIKDTSDQRVWAYLGDGEMDEPESRGVLQVAANEGLDNLTFVVNCNLQRLDGPVRGNGKIIHELESTFRGAGWNVIKVMWGREWDPLLAADTDGALVQLMNDTLDGDYQTYRANDGAFIRDHFFGRDARAQELVAGMSDDDIWNLKRGGHDYRKVYAGYDAATRHTGRPTVILAQTIKGYGLGSSFAGRNSTHQMKKLKIDDLKLLRDTLRIPISDRELEADPQLPPYYHPGEDDEAIQYLRERRTKLGGPLPRRRVQHAPLKLPGDEAYHQTKKGSGSQEIATTMALVRLLKDLLRDEEFGARVVPIIPDEARTFGMDAFFSTIKIYNPLGQNYLSVDADLMLAYKEAKDGQILHLGINEAGSVAAFTAAGSSYATHGEPMVPIYIFYSMFGFQRTADSIWAAADQMARGFLIGATAGRTTLTGEGLQHADGHSHLIAATNPAVVSYDPAFGFEIAHIVRDGLQRMYGDEPEDVIYYVTVYNEPLKQPREPDAVDVDGILRGMHLYARGDCEELPESTPRAQLLGSGVALPWALEAQQLLRDEWGVIADVWSVTSWTELRRDALACDEQSFLHPDRDRRVPYVTRRLSQAQGPVIAVSDYMRQVQDQISPWVPGDFASLGADGFGISDTRPAARRFFHVDGPSIVVRTLQMLAQRGTIPAGAAREAADRYRLLDLTAGTSGNAGGES
- a CDS encoding sigma-54-dependent Fis family transcriptional regulator, producing MRSLIRVSWERSAAAQVDTDNPSPTFVAPDAAESTLLRAADSVLKALATELVDEPVCIILTDHHGVALRRMGGDHSLLRALDKVNLAPGFGYAEPEVGTNGIGTALEVGASVLVHGSDHYSGGLRAFSCAGALITHPTSGALLGVIDITTASGNCNSLLLSFAKLAARRIQQRVIEMATELDAALLAGYHAACQHSGGPVMAVSKSVFMMNSLTEQHFDAHDQAALLAQARDAIGSFSATTVIADLPSGVTARLAYQPTLVGEALAGGVIQIKQHRSIARESPAGALTGLSGTSAAWRHVSQELLDSFSRSRRVVVQGETGTGKMALLEAAHRHTARSRRLAVVDAADDSTALIAQAEAELDSGADLVVRRAHLLDREQLDGLADLLHATEASSAADDDRWIALTTIEGQDETQAGTHLLHFFPRTIEVPPLRQHLEDLPELVRSLLDRAGAPQLTLSKQAINQLMRLAWPGNVTHLHDILLSIVRTRRSGVVDIGDLPAECLATTRRSLSRMESLERDAIVKALNVFDGDKTAAATSLGTSRATIYRKLRDYGIVMPR
- a CDS encoding methane monooxygenase; the protein is MSRQSLTKAHAKISELTWEPTFATPATRFGTDYTFEKAPKKDPLKQIMRSYFPMEEEKDNRVYGAMDGAIRGNMFRQVQERWMEWQKLFLSIIPFPEISAARAMPMAIDAVPNPEIHNGLAVQMIDEVRHSTIQMNLKKLYMNNYIDPAGFDMSEKAFANNYAGTIGRQFGEGFITGDAITAANIYLTVVAETAFTNTLFVAMPDEAAANGDYLLPTVFHSVQSDESRHISNGYSILLMALADERNRPLLERDMRYAWWNNHCVVDAAIGTFIEYGTKDRRKDRESYAEMWRRWIYDDYYRSYLLPLEKYGLTIPHDLVEEAWNRIVNKHYVHEVARFFATGWPVNYWRIDAMTDADFEWFEEKYPGWYSKFGKWWENYNRLAYPGRNKPIAFEDVGYQYPHRCWTCMVPALIHEDMVTEKVDDQWRTYCSETCYWTDAVAFRPEYEGKPTPNMGRLTGFREWETLHHDKDLADVVQDLGYVRDDGKTLIAQPHLHLDDPKKLWTLDHIRGIQFMSPNVLLNQMSDVEREAHLAEYKTNGTHATV
- a CDS encoding FAD-binding oxidoreductase — encoded protein: MAAKHTITFEPVDIEMEVGEDENILDAAFRQGIHLMHGCREGQCSACKSYVLDGEIQMDRYSTFACNDSEAAEGYVLLCRSHAYSDCTIELLNFDEDELLGGVPIQDVMTRISAIESMTRDIVSLRLTAVEPTTYEFKPGQYADLTIPGTTEHRSFSMATTPSTPGEVEFLIKKYPGGKFSSLLDAGLSVGDEIGLTGPYGAFTLKDGHALPVVCIGGGAGMAPILSLLRQLSETESSRPVRFYYGARTAEDLFYVDLIESLGKSLRDFEFVVCLSESLPEDPSLYAFEAEAGNVTEVVERREEALAKTEVYLCGPPPMVDAAMVFLDRQGVPADQVFHDSFTSPAAAD
- a CDS encoding aromatic/alkene monooxygenase hydroxylase subunit beta; this translates as MSDITNQKERSFPKIEFTDSEAGALTFPSSKSRSYNYFTPAKKRSTMYEDVTVDVQPDPDRHLSQGWIYGFGDGPGGYPHEWTTAKSSNWHTFLDPNEEWEQTIYRNNSAVVKQVELCLNNAKRARVYDSWNSAWLKFVGRNIGAWMHAENGLALHVFTSIQRSGPTNMINTAVAFNAAHKMRFAQDLALFNLDMSEADVEFDGAEHREVWQQAPEWQPTRQVVEQLTAVGDWCELLFATNIVFEQLVGSLFRTELVMQISARNGDYITPTIVGTGEHDYDRDLGYTRALFRLLTQDEEHGAANKELFGSWLSTWVPRCLEAAYALQPIWSQPADKHVTFATSLANASSKFASLLEDLGLDIPQELNQ
- the mimD gene encoding propane 2-monooxygenase effector subunit MimD, with protein sequence MQFGSDVEFSNMCGVTLMNTPIGRAVAEVMGEKDGVELTEYPSMIRVDGPTLLEFDYDELTDALGTDFDGSTFEEISSTHYGRMVHLDDKTMLFASPEDAAEYIGFDLNVAT